Proteins encoded within one genomic window of Pongo pygmaeus isolate AG05252 chromosome 4, NHGRI_mPonPyg2-v2.0_pri, whole genome shotgun sequence:
- the TBCA gene encoding tubulin-specific chaperone A isoform X2, which produces MSRLVKEKVMYEKEAKQQEEKIEKMRAEDGENYDIKKQAEILQESRMMIPDCQRRLEAAYLDLQQILESEKDLEEAEEYKEARLVLDSVKLEA; this is translated from the exons GTTGGTCAAAGAAAAAGTGATGTATGAAAAAGAGGCAAAACAACaagaagaaaagattgaaaaaatgaGAGCTGAAGATGGTGAAAATTATGACATTAAAAAGCAG GCAGAGATCCTACAAGAATCCCGGATGATGATCCCAGATTGCCAGCGCAGGTTGGAAGCCGCATATTTGGATCTTCAACAGATATTA gAAAGTGAAAAAGACTTGGAAGAAGCTGAGGAATATAAAGAAGCACGTTTAGTACTGGATTCAGTGAAGTTAGAAGCCTGA